Within Actinoplanes sp. L3-i22, the genomic segment ATGATCACCCGGGGCACCTCGGCCGAGCTGAACGTGGTCGCCCTGGTCGGCGAGCGCGGCCGCGAGGTCCGCGAGTTCATCGAGCACGACCTCGGCGAGGAGGGCCTGGCCCGCTCGGTCGTGGTGATCGCCACCTCGGACACCCCGCCGCTGGTCCGGCTCCGGGCCGGCTCGGTCGCCACCCGGATCGCCGAGTACTACCGCGACGAGGGCGCCGACGTCCTGCTCATGATGGACAGCGTCACCCGCGCGGCGATGGCCCAGCGCGAGGTCGGCCTCTCCGTCGGCGAGCCGCCGGCCACCCGCGGCTATCCCCCGTCGGTCTTCGCCATGCTGGCCAGCCTGCTGGAACGCGCCGGGCCGGGCGCCCGCGGCAGCATCACCGGCCTCTACACCGTCCTGGTCGAGGGCGACGACCACAACGAGCCGATCGCCGACGCGGCCCGCTCGATCCTCGACGGCCACATCGTCCTGGATCGCAAACTAGCCACCGCCGGGCATTTCCCCAGTATCCAGGCGCTGGATTCGATCTCCCGGGTCGCCAACAAGATCACTTCCCGGGAGCAGCGCGCGGACGCCACCGAACTCCGCCGACTGATGGCCGCCCACCGCGACGTCCGCGAACTGGTCGAAATCGGCGCGTATGTACCCGGCACCAACCCGGAGGCGGACCGGGCCAACGCGGCATGGCCGCAGATCAACGCGTTCCTGCGCCAGGACATCGACGAACGGGTCACGGCGGACGGGGCCTGGGCGGCGTTGCGCGCCCTCCTCGCCACCACGTAACCCCAGCGGCACGCTGCGGCGATGCGCGCCCTCCCGGCCCGCCGCGGCGCGATGCGCGCCCTCCTCAACACCACCAAACCCGACGGCACGCTGCGGCGATGCGATTGGTTGCGGTTCAGGCCTCGGCGGTACGGCGGAAGCCCCGCACCGCGCGGCCCGGCACGGCGCACGTGGCATGACCGTTGCCCGCTGGGCCGTTCACGCATGCGGGCGGCGGGACTGGGCGCAGCGCGGTCGAGCAGGCGGGTGCCGGGACTGGGCGCAGCGCGGTCGAGCGGGCGGGCTGGCGTCCTGGGCGCAGCGCGGTCGAGCGGCCGACCCATGGCAGGCCGCGTGGTCGGAGGGCCGGGGCCGACAGGCCGCCCAACTGAGGGCCCCGGGCGTTAGCACGCCGCGCGGGCAAGTGGCGGTTTTCCACAGCGGCAGGTTGTCCACAGGCCACCAACGTGATCTTGAAGAATCCGGCGACAATGGCAATAAGGGACCTCCCCCAAGGGAGGGCGGGTCCAGAAGTTAGGGCGCGGCCACAGAACGATCATGGCCAGGGCCAGCGAAAAGACCAAACACGAGAACTGAACCATGCCGGGAGCCGGGCCGCCGGACAGGCCCGGCGAGGCGGCGCGGTGGCGCCAGGCACGGCGCGAGGTAGCGCGGCCAGCCGCGGGGCGGTGCGGGGCGAGCGCGGCACGACGCAGGGCGAGGCGGGCGCGGGGCAACGCAGGGCGAGGCGGCCGCGGGGCGGCGCAGGGCGAGGCGGGCGCGGGGCGGCGCAGGGCGAGGCGGGCGCGGGGCGGGCGCGAGGCGGGCGGCGCGAGACGGGCGGGACTTTTATCGCCGTACCGAAGGAAAACGGGCAATCCGTGAGTCGCCGGGCTGAGCGGGAGCACCGCGGACGTCGCGAGGTGCCAGGTCGTTGCGGGTTGGGTGCAGGGCCTCAGCGGATCTGGCCGAAGGCCGAACCGGGAGTGTGAGGGCCCGTCGCCCCGCTAGGAGGCCAACGTGAACCGCATCTTCCGTCTCACCCCGGTTCTTCGTGCGCGTCAGGCGCAGGAGGATGCCGCTCGCGGCGAGCTGGTCCAGTCGCGGGCGGAGATCCGGGAAGCTCAGGCGCTGGTCAAGCGCCGGCAGCTGGACCTGGTCGGGCAGGACGCGCCGAGTGAGGGGTCGGCGCGGGCGATGGTGGCGGCGCTGGTGGCGCGGCAGTCGCTGGCGGCCGGGGTGTTCGGGGCGCAGCGGATGGTGAACGACGCCGAGGAGGTCGAGCGGGAGAAGATGGCCGCGCTCACCGACGCGGCGAAGCGCAGACGGGCCGTGGAGCTGCTGTCCGAGCGGCACGCCGCGATGGTGAAGGCCAACGACCTGCGTATCGATCAGGCCAACCTGGACGAGCTGGCGGTCACCGCGAAGGCCCGGAACGCGGCCCGCGGCTCGGCCGCACCGGCGTCCCGCGGGGACGAGTCGGACGGGGGGCGGCCATGAGCCTGGGTGTCGGTGGGGTCCTGTCCCGGGTCGCCGAGTTGCAGGAGCAGCTCGGTCTGACTCCGCCGCCGGCCGCGATGCCCGGCTCGACGTCGGGGGACAAGTTCGCGTCGGCGCTGGCGAAGGCGTCCGGACCGGGTCAGGGTACGAGCACGGCTTCCGGGCCGAGCGGCGGCGATGTGGTGGCCGCGGCCCGTAAGTACCTGGGTACGCCGTACGTATTCGGCGGCACCGACCCGAAGAAGGGCCTGGACTGTTCGGGTCTGGTCCAGCAGGTGTACGAGGACCTGGGCGTGAAGCTGCCCCGCAACTCCTGGCAGCAGGCGACCGCGGGCCGTCCGGTGGCGAGCCTCGGCGACGCGAAGCCGGGTGACGTGCTGGCGTTCGGGTCGCCGGTGCATCACGTGGCGATCTACATCGGTGACAACAAGATGATCGCCGCGCCCAAGCCGGGCGATCACGTGAAGGTGGAGTCGGTGTACGAGAAGCCGGCCACCATCCGCCGGATCCTCGACGACGTGCCGGCCGCCGCGGTGCAGGACATGTCGTCGCTGCGCCCGGCCGGGCTGCGCGGGTCGGTGTCGGGTTCCGGGCTGGCCGGAGTGCCGTACGCGGACCTGTTCCTGAAGGCCGGCGCGAAGCACGGCGTGGACCCGAAGCTGCTGGCCGCGGTCGCGAAGGTGGAGTCCGGGTACGACCCGAAGGCGGTCAGCCCGGCCGGCGCGCGCGGAATGATGCAGCTGATGCCGGGCACCGCGAAGGGGCTCGGGGTGGACAACCCGTTCGATCCGGAGCAGGCCGTGGACGGCGCCGCGAAGATGCTGAAGGGCCTGCTGAAGGAGTTCAAGTCGATGCCGCTGGCGATCGCCGCGTACAACGCGGGCGGCGGGGCGGTGCACAAGTACGGCGGCATCCCGCCGTTCAGCGAGACCCAGGCGTACGTGCCGAAGGTGCAGAGGGCCCTGGCCGCGCTCGGCGGCTGAGCGGCCACGGTAACCAGCACAGCCATCGGAACCAGCACAGCCACCGGAACCAGCACAGCCATCGGAACCAGCAGAGCCACCGGAACCAACGGAGCAGTGAGGAGCCGCACCATCATGCCGAGTTCCGTGACGGGACCTGAGCACCGGCCGTCGATCGACACCGGCCGACGGCCGGCGGCACGGCGCGAGGACGGCGCGGACTTCGGTTCCGCGCTCTCCGCCGAGCTGGACCGCGACGACCGGGACGAGGCGGCCGAACAGGCGGCGGACCTCCGGTCGGCGAGCCGGACCGCCGACCAGCGGGCCGCGGACCGGGCCGCCACGGAGCGTGCCCTGGCGAGCCGGGCGGCGACCGAGCGGGCGGCCCTCGGCCGGGGCCGGGCGGACCGGCCCGAGCTGGACCGGCCGCAGCCGCCCCGCCCACCGGCGGACCGGGCCCCGGACGAGCGCGCCGCCACGAACCGGACCGACCAGGACCGGGCCGCCACCCAGCGGGCCGCCACCCAACGAGCCGCCGATCAGCGGGCCGCCGATCAGCGGGCCGCCAGTCGCGAGACGGCCGACCGGGCGGCGGCTGCTGATCACGCGGCCGCCGACCGGGCCGCGGCCAAGTCCGCCGCCGCCCAGCGGGCCGCGGCGAGCCGAGCCGCCGACCGGGCGGCCGCCGCGAGCCGCGCCGCCGCCGATCGTGCCGACGCCGCGAGCCGGGCGGCGAGCGACCACGCGGACAGCGCCGACCGGGTCACCGGCGACCGGGACGACGACATCCGCCCGGTCGACAACGACGACAACGACCGGGACACCGGCGCGGCCACCGAGTCGCACGGCCCGGACCGCCCGGCCACCAACCGTGCGAAGGCCAAGCCCGTCCGCGGCGAGGCCACCGAGAAGACCGAAACCGATCCGGCCACCGCCGCGACCGCCGTGGCCCAGCCGCTGGTCAACCCGATCGTCCCGATCCCCGGCAAGATCGCCGGGCAGGTTGCCGGGAAGGCCACCGACAAGGTCCCTGGTGAGGTCCCCGCCGTGGCGACCCCGGGCCTGGCCGCCGTGACCGGGTCGATCGCCGCCGTCGGCGACGCCAAGGCCGCCACCGGCCCGAAGGCCACGCCGGCCGCCACTCCCGGCACGGCTCAGGCACCACCGGCAGCCGGCGATGCCCAGCAGCCGGCCGCGGCCGGCCTCGCACCGGCGGCCGGGCCGGCTCAGCCCGGCCCGGGTGGGCCCGGCGCTCCGGCAGGCGGTGCGGTTCCCGGAACTCCCCAGCCCGGCACGGCCCAGGGCGCCACGCCGCCGGCCACGCCCGCGGTCGCCGGCACCCCGGCCCGCCCGGCGTGGGCCTCGGCCGCCCGGGCCGGCACGGAGACCGCCGGCGCCGAGAAGGCCGCGCCCACCGACGGCGCCGCGGCGGCGACTCCCGGCGCGCAGGCCCCGGCGCCCGGCGCGACGCAGAACCGCAGTGGTGAAGGATCACCGGACGGCTCGGGGCGGCAGGCGGGGGCGGAGACGTTCCGTACCGTCGAAAACGCGCCGGACGCCGCGGCCGCGGCACCCACCGTGCCCACCGCGATCCCGGCGGCGCAGCCCGCCGCCGGCGATGCCGGGCTCCCGCCCGGCGTGCCGCTGCCCGGAGTGACCGGCCCGCAGGCCGCCGCACCGGCCGCACCGGCGACTCCGGTCGCCCCGGCCGAGAACAGCACCCCGGTCCCGACCGGCCCGCCGGCCGAGCAGATCGCGATGCGGATCGCGCCGCTGCGGCTGGACGCGGACGGCGTGCACCGGCTCACCGTGCAGCTGCACCCGGTCGACCTGGGCCCGGTGCAGGTGGTGGCGGAGATCCGCAACGGCGACATCAGCGTGCAGCTCACCGGCGGCACCGAGGCCGGCACCGACGCGCTCCGCCAGGGGCTCGACGACCTGCGGCGGGAGCTGCAGGAGTCCGGGTTCGGGAACTGCTCGCTGGACCTGCGTCAGGGCTCGCCACAGGACCAGGCGCGGCAGCAGTTCGAGTCGGCCGGCGGGTTCGGACGGCGCGGCGGCGGGGACGGGGGCGGTGGTCGCGAGGCGGAGGGCCCGGTCGAGCCGGCTCCGGTGACCACCCGGCGGGCCGGTCCGGGCCGGTTCGACACGACCGCCTGAGACGCGAACCGGCGCCGGCCCGTGACGGGCCGACGCCGGTGTCGGAACTGATAGCTCTTCCCCAAGGCACCAGTTCCGCAGTTGTTACTCCGCGTCCATCGGTTTCGCTTCGACCCGCGTCGCCGGGGTCTCCTCGGTGATCCCGTATCCCGAGGTCACCAGCCGGAGCGCGGCCAGCAGGATCGCCGCGATCGGGATCGCGATCAGGAACCGGATCAGCACCTGGGTGAGCTCGAGCTGGTCGAACAGCAGGCGATACCACGCCGGCAGGCTGATCAGCAGTGCGAAGCCCAGGACGGCCGGTCGGATCATCGCCGGGTGGTACGCGTGGCCCGCCTCGGTGAGGCGGCGGCCGGCATGACCTCAGCGGCGATCCGGGCGCACAGCATCGCGGCCCAGGCGTGCGGAGTGGCCGGCTTGCCGTCCAGCGAGAAGATCGGCACCTCCAGCCCGAGCACCGACGCCGGGTCCGAGGTGAGTTCCACGCTGTGCACCACGAGTGCCTCCACCTCGCCGAGATTACGCAGGTGGCGAGCGGTGTCCGCGGTCTTGCGGGTGGCGTCGACGACGGCCCAGAGCGCGGTGGCGCCGAGCGCGTCACACATCTCGTTGACCCAGAACTCGTCGGTGCCGCCGACCGGCGCGTCGATCACCACGATCCACGGATGGTCGGAGGTCTGCAGCTTGTCGGCGCGGGACTCGGCCGCGCCGGGGCTGGAGATCAGCCGGGACGAGTGCAGCCCGGTGCCGGCCGTGGACGGCGCCGCGAGCAGCAGGTGGGTCTGGTCCACGTGGATCTGCTCGAGAAGCACCTTGGCGATCGGCACCGCGGTGTGCACCTCACCCGCGATGACCAGGATCTCGCCCGGGCCGTCCGGGATGCCGGGCGCGGCCGGGCGGGAGGCCAGGACGCTGAGCACGCCGGCGTAGGTGTCCCCGCCGGTGATCTGCCGGGCCATCTCCTCGGGCATCCCGACGGTCATCAGGTTGCTCTGCACCGGGTCGAGGCCGCTGCCGGCCTTGGCCCGGACCGGCGCCGGCTTGGGCACCGGCGGCGGGGCGGCGGCGGCCGGTGAGACCGGGGCCGGGTCGTCGTCCGACAGGCCGTAGACCTCGGCGGCGGTTCGCGCCGGCGTCTGCGGCGTGGTCTGGAACGCGGCCCGGGGTGGCGCCGCGCTGGGCTCGGCGGTCCGCATCGGGGTCGCCGACGGGTTGTGCGGCACCGCCCGGCGGGCGTGCGGGGCCGGTTCCTCCGGCGTCACCGTGACCGGTGCGGGCGAGACCGGGATCCGCGCGGCGGCCGGCGAGACCGGACGCGCCCCGGCCGGTGAGACCGGTGCGGACGGTGGCGGCGCGGCCCGGCCGGGCAGGGCGGCCGGCAGGCTGGGCCGCCCGCCCCCGTTGACCGGGGACTCGCTCGCGGTGGCCGGGGTGAACGGCCGCACCGCCGGGTCGGCCGGTGGCCGGACCCGATGGCCGGGCCGGGTCGCCTCGCCGAGATGGCTGGCCACGTCCAGGCCGGCCATCAGCTCGGCGAAGGCCGCCCCGGTGTCCCCTACGTCCGGCCGGCCGATCCGGTCGGCCAGTCCCGACCCGGGGCCGAGCTTCGGTGCCGACGGCCGCCCCGGGGAACCGGACGGCGCGTCAGCGCTGAACCGATCCCGGGACTCGGCCTGTTCGAGCAGCCGTTCCAGTGGATTTGTGCCGTTCTCGGCAACGGTCTGTCGCGCCATGTCCTCACTGTCCTCGTGTACGTCCGGTACTTCGACGGAGAGCTCGTAGTGCTGCTTCGCGAAGAAGCCTCCGAGACCACCGCTTCGTACCTTGTCGGCGGAGATGATCCGGACGCGCGAGCCGTACTCGTCACGTACCTGAGCCAGTAACGGCTCGATGGCCGGTCCCTCAAGCAGCACCCGCGTAGGCACCGTTCACCACCCCTATCGTCTCGATCTGTGCGGTGGAACCAGAGATTTCGCTGTACGACAGCACCTGCACCCGGCGTGAACCGGCGCGCAGCAGTCGCATCAGCGGCAACCGCAGCTGTGGCGAGCAGGCCAGGACCGGGTTCAGGCCCTGCTGCTCGGCGGCCTCGGCAAGCCGGCTGGCCTCGCTGACGATCGCCTCGGCACGCATGCCGTCGATCGCCATGAAGGCGCCGGTCTCACTGGGCCGGAGTGACTCGAGCAGACTCTGCTCGAGCATCGGGTCGAGCGTGATCACGGTGAGCCGGCCGCCGCTCGCGTACTGCGCGGCGATCGCCGGGCCCAGCGCGCTCCGGGCGGCCTCGACCAGGCCGTCGTGATCCACGGAGAGCTTGGCGCGCAGCGACAGCGACTCGAAGATCCGGACCAGGTCGCGGATCGGCACGCCCTCGTCGAGCATCGACTGCAGCACCTTCTGGATCTGTCCGAGGCTGAGCAGCCCCGGGGTCAACTCCTCGACCACCACCGGGTGGGTGCGCTTGACCATGTCGCTCAGCGCGCGCACGTCCTCCCGGCCGAGCAGCCGGCTGGCGTTGTTGCGGACCACCTCGGCGAGGTGCGTGATGATCACCGACGCCCGGTCGACGACCGTGGCGCCGGAGAGTTCGGCCTGGTAGTGCAGCTCGGCCGGGACCCACTTGCCGGCCAGGCCGAAGACCGGCTCGACACCGGCCCGCCCGGGCAGCGCCTGCAGTCCCTCGCCGATCGCCAGGACGGTGCCGGGCGGGGCCTGACCGGTGCCGGCGTCGGTGCCGGAGATCCGGATCGCGTACGACGACAACGGCAGGTCCAGGTCGTCCCGGGTCCGTACCGGCGGCATGATCACACCCAGCTCCATGGCCATCTTGCGGCGCAGCGCGCGGACCCGGTCGAGCAGGTCGCCGCTGCTGGCGTCGACCAGGTCGACCAGGTCCGGGGCGAGGGCCAGCTCCAGCGGGTCGATCCGCATCTCGCCGAGCAGCGACTCGGGCGAGTCCGGCGACGGCATCTCGACCGCCTCGGCGATCGGCGCGATCTCTTCCGGCGGCTTGTCCTTGACCCGCTGCGCGATCGCCAGCACCGCGACGCCGACCACCAGGAACGGCACCTTGGGCAGGCCCGGGATCACGCAGAGGGCGAGGGCCGCGGCACCGCCGATGCGCAGCGCCAGCTTGTTCTGGCTGAGCTGCTGGGTGACGCTCTGGCCCATGTCGCCGGAGGTGGCCGAGCGGGTCACGATCAGACCGGTGGCCACCGAGAGCAGCAGCGCCGGCACCTGGGAGACCAGGCCGTCGCCGATGCTCAGCATGCTGAACTGGTTCATCGCGTCGGTGGGCGACAGGCCGTGCTGGAGGATGCCGACCGCGAAGCCGCCGATCAGGTTGATCAGCGTGATGATGATGGCCGCGACGGCGTCACCCTTGACGAACTTGGAGCCACCGTCCATCGCGCCGTAGAACTCGGCCTCGGCGGCCACCTCGGCGCGCCGCTTCTTCGCCCCGGCCTCGTCGATCAGGCCGGCGTTCAGGTCGGCGTCGATCGCCATCTGCTTGCCGGGCATCGCGTCGAGGGTGAACCGGGCGCCGACCTCGGCGACCCGCTCGGCACCCTTGGTCACCACGATCATCTGGACGATCACCAGGATCGAGAAGATCACCAGGCCGATCACCAGGTTGCCACCGACGACGAAGCTGCCGAACGCGTGGATCACCTTGCCGGCGTCGCCGTCGCGCAGCACCAGCCGGGTCGCGCTGATGTTGAGCGCCAGCCGGAACAGCGTCATCACCAGCAGCAGCGCCGGGAAGACCGCGAAGTCGAGCGGCTTCTCGACGAACATGCTGGTCAGCAGCACCAGCAGGGCCACCGTGATGTTGACCGCGATGAACAGGTCGAGCAGGAAGGTCGGCAACGGGACGACCATCATGATGATGATGCCGATCACCCCGACGGGGACGGCGAGCTTGCTGAGGCTGCCCTTTTTCACGACACCTCCGCTCGGCGTTCCGTCGCTGTCACTGGGACCCCTGTGGCACCGCCACGCCCCGATCCTCCCTGCTCGCCGCCCGCGATGTGAGTAAATCTCCCGAAATTTCGGTTACGTCATGGCGGAACTGGGGTTGGAGTGGCGATCTAGACCGACGTGGGGTTGGGGCTGCGGTGCAGACCGGCCGCCGATCCCCGCGCCTTCAGGCTCATCACGAACGCGAGCACCCGGGCCACCGCACCGAAGAACTCGGCCGGGATCTCCTGCCCGATCTCGCAGCCCGAGTTCAGTGCCCGGGCCAGCGCGACGTCCTCGACCATGGGTACCCGGTTCTCGGTCGCCAACTCCCGGATCTTGGCGGCCAGCGGGCCCTTGCCCTTGGCGACCACCCGCGGCGCGCCCTTGGTCGGCTCGTAGCGCAGCGCCACCGCGACGTGCACCGGGTTGACCACCACCACGTCCGCGGTCGGCACGTCGGCCATCTGCCGGTTGCGCGACATGGCCATCTGCCGGGCCCGGATCTGGGCCTTGATCAGCGGGTCGCCCTCGGTGTTCTTGTTCTCCTGCTTGACCTCCTCCTTGGTCATCCGCAGTTGCTTCTGGGTCCGCCGGCGCACCACCAGGTAGTCCGCGCCGGCCATCGCGATCCCGGCCACCGCGGCCGCCCGGATCAGCGCGGTCACCGCGTCGGTGACGATCGCCAGCAGCGCGGTGATCGGCAGCCGGCCGGCGGTCATCAGCTGCGGCACGATGTCCTTCAGCGTCATGACCAGCACCGCGCCCAGCACCAGGGTCTTGAACAGCGACTTGGTGAGCTCCCAGAGCGCCTGCGGACCGGCGATCTTCTTCAGCCCGGAGAACGGGTTGAGCCGGTTGAACTTCGGCACGAACAGCTTGGTCGCCACCCGGATGCCGCCCTGCGCACCGGCCGCCGCGACGCCGACCGCCATCAGGGTCAGCGCCAGCGGCGCCACCGCCCAGGCCGCGCCGAAGAGCCCCTCCTTGAGGATGGCCAGGCTCTTCGCCGGGTCCGGGTTCGCGATGACGTCCGGGATCTTGCCGAGCACCTCCTCGGCGTGCTCCATCGCCTGCTTGAGGGTGCGCGGCAGCAACACGCTCGCGGCCAGCATGCCGAACCAGGCGCCGAGGTCGGGCGTACGCCCGATCTGCCCTTCCTGTCGCGCCTTCTTGAGCCGTTGCTGTGTCGGTTGCTCGGTCTTCTCCCCGGACACCTGGGCACCCCCTTAGGACTTACCCACCACTGAGGTGGAGCACCGCGGCAACCGCCCGCTCGACGAGGTTGTGCACGATGCCCGGGAGCATCGAGACGGCCAGCCCGACCGTCGAGACCACCAGCAGGATCTTGACCGGGAAGCCGAGCTGGAACGCGTTCAGCGCGGGCGCGACCCGGTTCAGCAGGCCGAGCGCCACGTCGGAGAGGAAGAGCACGCAGATCAGCGGGCCGGCGATCTGCAGGGCGGACAGGAACATCTCGCCGATCCCGGCGACCAGCAGCCGGCTGAACGTCTCCATCGAGAACGTGGTGTCCAGCGGCAGGGTCCGGAAGCTCTGCAGGAACCCGCGCAGGATCAGCTGATGCCCGTCGCTGGCGAAGAGCAGCGTGATCGCGATCAGGTTGTAGAAGCGCCCGAAGATCGAGGCCTGGCTGTAGCCCATCGGGTCGTACGCGGTCGCCAGCTGGAACCCGCCGAACAGGTCGAGCAGGTCACCGGCGGCCTGCAGGGCGGAGAACAGCAGCGCGGTGACGGCGCCCAGCCCGATCCCCACGGCGACCTGCAGGAGGATGCTGGCGATCAGCGCGGACGTCTCCATCGACGGCAGGGTGCCCTGCAGGTACGGCGCCATCGGCAGCGTCATCCCCACCGAGAGCAGCGCCTTCACCGGCCCGGGGATGAGCCGCGAGTTGAACGGCGGGCAGATCGCCATCCACGCGCCGGTCCGGCAGGCCCCCAGCAGGATCGCCAGCATCTCGGCGATCGGGATGTCGAGGTTCATGTCTTGTACGAGCCGACCAGCGCCGTGATGATCAGCCCCCACCCGTTGACCAGCACGAACAGCAGCAGTTTGAACGGCAGCGCGACGGTCACCGGAGGCAGCATCATCATGCCCAGCGACATCAGCGAGGCCGAGACGACCAGGTCGATGATCAGGAACGGGATGAAGATGACGAACCCGATGATGAACGCGGCGCGCAGCTCGGAGAGCACGAACGCGGGCACCAGCGTGGTCAGCGGCACCGCGTCCCGGTTGGCCGGCTGCTTCTCGCCGGACACCTTGATCAGCAGGGCCAGCTCGTCCTCGCGGGTGGTCTTCCACATGAACTCACGCAGCGGTTTGATGCCGTCGGTGAACGCCTGCGACTGGGTCTTGTCGCCCTTCAGATAGGGCTGCACCCCGACGTCGTTCATCTGGGACACGGTCGGGCCCATGATGAAAAGGCTCAGGAACAGGGCCAGCCCGGCGATCACCTGGTTGGGCGGCAGGGTGGTCAGGCCCAGCGCGTTGCGGGTGATCCCGAGGACCATGAAGACCTTGGTGAAACACGTGCAGAGCAGCAGCAGGGCCGGCGCCATCGACAGCACCGTCAGACCGAGAACGATCACCAGGCTGGAGGCTGGGCGGCTGCCGTCCGGGTTCGTACCGTTGATGTTGAGGTTGATGCTCGGCGGCGAGGTCTTCGGTGCCTTCGGCACCAATCGCGGTGCTCGCGGCAGCTGTTTCGCCGCCGGGTTCGCCGGCGCCTGCGGCGCTTGCTGGGGTACGGCCATGGGCGCGCGAGCCACCACGTCGACCACCACCACGGCCACCGGCGGTGGTCCGGGCGCCGCCTCCGCCGCAGCGGGTGTCCCGAGCGCCAACCCGGCACCCGCCATGAGCAGCAGGATCGCGCGTCGCATCATTTTTTCCTCGTCGTCCGCTCACGCAGGAAGTCCAGAGTGGAGTTCCAGGTCTTCGGCGACAGGATCGAACCGTCCAGCCGTCCGTGATGCTCCTCGTGCCACCCGGGGCCGGCCGGCGCCGCGGGGTGCCGTCCGGGCAGGACCGTCCCGCCCGGATCGATCAGCTCGGTCGGCTCGATCACCAGGTGGTCCCGGTGCTCGTGCGGCGCGGTCTCGAACATCTCCAGCTGGGCCTCGCCCAGGTAGCTGATCTGCTGGTCGGTGACCCCGAGGACCAGCGCCCGGTCGGCCACCTTGATCACCGCCACCGCCGCGCCCCGGCTCAGTTGCTGCCGGTTGAGCACCGCGAGATGGCCGTGACTGCTCTTGCCGAACGGCCGCCGCATCGCCCGGGCCAGCCCCCACATCATGAGCAGCACGACCAGCAGGGAGAAGCCGACCTGGATCAGGAGCCGGAACAACGTCGTGACTCCTAATCGGCGCTGGGCGAGACGATCTCGGTGATCCGGATGCCGAAGTTCTCGTCGACCACGACGACCTCGCCGCGGGCGATCAGCCGGCCGTTGACCAGCAGGTCGGCCGGGCTGCCGGCGGCGCGGTCCAGTTCGACGATCGCGCCCGGGGTGAGCGAGAGCAGTTCCCGGACGCTCATCCGGGTCCGGCCCAGCTCGGCGGAGACCTCCATCTCCACGTCGTGCAGCATGTCCAGGCCGCCGCCGCGCGCGCCGGCCGCGGGGGCCGCGCTGCGCTGGGCTATCCCGCCACCGCCGGTCGCGGCCGCCACCAGCGGATCGTCGCTGGGCCAGGGGCTGAGGGCGAGGGCGAGCACCGCCCGTACGTCCTCGCCGTCCCGCAGCGGGATGGCGACCGAGCCCTCCTTGGCGGCCAGCGCGCTGAGCGCCACCTGCGGCTCCATCAGCTGACCGGGGTCGAGGACCACCGGCCCGAAGACCCGGGAGGCCGCCTCCAGGGCGGGCCGGACGGCGGCGGTCAGGTCGAGCTCGCCGAGCGGGCTCTCCTTGAGCGCGTCCGCGAGGTCCTGGCCGACCACCACGACCACCTCACCGGTGGCCGCGCCGCTGAAGCGCGCGGTGATCGCCTGTCCCTCGATCACCGTCCCCGCGTCGGGCGCCACCGGGTCGCCGGCCACCAGCGCATGGCTGGTCGGAAGGACGGCCAGGGCGGCGTCGGCGGCGTTCCGGGCGAGGATCAGCTGGGGCGCGGTGATGGTGGGGGCGGTCATGAGCGGCCAGACTCCTTGGACGAGTTCTCGTGGGGCGGCGGCACGACGAGACAGGCGAGCCGGGCGCCCTGATTGCCCGGAACGGCATGCGCGAAGACGATGTCGTTCACGGTCACCTCGAGCGGCCGGCTGGTCATATGGCCCAGCGGCACGACGTCACCCGGACGTAGATCCACGATGTCATCGGTACGCATCCGAATGGGCTGGAATCGCACTGCTACGTCGATCGGAGCAGCGGAAAGTCCGGCGGTGAGGTTCCGCAGCGCCTTGTCCTTGGCCTGCCGCTCGGCCGCGCTGAGCACGATCGTCTCGGTCTTCGAGAGCACCGGCAGGATCG encodes:
- the fliN gene encoding flagellar motor switch protein FliN; this encodes MTAPTITAPQLILARNAADAALAVLPTSHALVAGDPVAPDAGTVIEGQAITARFSGAATGEVVVVVGQDLADALKESPLGELDLTAAVRPALEAASRVFGPVVLDPGQLMEPQVALSALAAKEGSVAIPLRDGEDVRAVLALALSPWPSDDPLVAAATGGGGIAQRSAAPAAGARGGGLDMLHDVEMEVSAELGRTRMSVRELLSLTPGAIVELDRAAGSPADLLVNGRLIARGEVVVVDENFGIRITEIVSPSAD